Proteins encoded together in one Triticum dicoccoides isolate Atlit2015 ecotype Zavitan chromosome 7B, WEW_v2.0, whole genome shotgun sequence window:
- the LOC119341446 gene encoding uncharacterized protein LOC119341446 isoform X1, with amino-acid sequence MNGLVCFRQHDNNFSSSKHIFSPDDQQSDWSIWKGRMGARGGGRVWCVAVAVDDAVRYRRMLQRHVIGRLGGCRRQRHIRRRPRGAADRAYCVRRVAARQPQGPQCEGFFVMIWIAAVMFKSNDILHKQTALKIQWSGKLLYGGQVCAT; translated from the exons ATGAATGGCCTAGTGTGTTTCAG GCAACACGACAACAATTTTTCTTCCTCAAAGCATATATTTTCTCCAGACGATCAACAAAGTGATTGGTCCATTTGGAAG GGTCGGATGGGCGCGCGCGGCGGAGGTCGGGTGTGGTGCGTCGCTGTCGCCGTCGATGACGCGGTTCGGTATCGCCGCATGCTTCAACGCCACGTCATCGGCCGTCTCGGAGGCTGCCGCCGACAACGCCACATCAGGCGTCGTCCACGCGGTGCCGCAGACCGAGCCTATTGTGTCCGCCGAGTGGCTGCACGCCAACCTCAGGGACCCCAATGTGAAG GTTTCTTCGTCATGATCTGGATTGCCGCAGTCATGTTCAAGTCCAATGATATCTTGCACAAGCAGACCGCTCTCAAG ATACAATGGTCCGGCAAGCTGCTATATGGTGGTCAAGTGTGTGCTACCTAG
- the LOC119341446 gene encoding uncharacterized protein LOC119341446 isoform X2, which yields MNGLVCFRQHDNNFSSSKHIFSPDDQQSDWSIWKGRVGWARAAEVGCGASLSPSMTRFGIAACFNATSSAVSEAAADNATSGVVHAVPQTEPIVSAEWLHANLRDPNVKVLDASWSEDDGEFLIPIEFILCRFLRHDLDCRSHVQVQ from the exons ATGAATGGCCTAGTGTGTTTCAG GCAACACGACAACAATTTTTCTTCCTCAAAGCATATATTTTCTCCAGACGATCAACAAAGTGATTGGTCCATTTGGAAG GGCAGGGTCGGATGGGCGCGCGCGGCGGAGGTCGGGTGTGGTGCGTCGCTGTCGCCGTCGATGACGCGGTTCGGTATCGCCGCATGCTTCAACGCCACGTCATCGGCCGTCTCGGAGGCTGCCGCCGACAACGCCACATCAGGCGTCGTCCACGCGGTGCCGCAGACCGAGCCTATTGTGTCCGCCGAGTGGCTGCACGCCAACCTCAGGGACCCCAATGTGAAG GTACTTGATGCCTCTTGGTCAGAAGATGATGGCGAGTTCCTCATTCCAATTGAGTTTATATTGTGTAGGTTTCTTCGTCATGATCTGGATTGCCGCAGTCATGTTCAAGTCCAATGA